A region of Granulibacter bethesdensis DNA encodes the following proteins:
- a CDS encoding HAD-IA family hydrolase produces MRTVLLDLDGTLVDSLPDITHVLNGTLQRAGLPSYTQAEVGPMVGDGARALLTRAANGRGATLTEAMMQDFMAAYADHATSHSRLYPDVPDTLAELKKRGWTLLVCTNKPAVPAQVILENFEIASFFAAVGAGDSFPVRKPDPGHLLSTLALAGMTPEGAIMVGDHSNDIDAAGSIPIPSVWARWGYGTDAMGTDATAIAERFSDLPDLLDRLKA; encoded by the coding sequence ATGCGCACGGTACTGCTGGATCTTGATGGAACACTGGTCGATTCGCTGCCTGACATCACCCATGTCCTGAATGGCACGCTGCAGCGTGCCGGGCTGCCGTCCTACACGCAGGCGGAGGTCGGGCCGATGGTCGGGGATGGCGCCCGTGCTTTGCTGACCCGGGCGGCCAATGGACGGGGAGCGACCCTGACCGAAGCAATGATGCAGGATTTCATGGCAGCCTATGCCGACCATGCGACCAGCCATTCCCGTTTGTATCCCGATGTTCCGGATACGTTGGCCGAGCTGAAAAAACGGGGCTGGACCTTGCTGGTTTGCACGAACAAACCTGCCGTTCCGGCGCAGGTCATTCTGGAAAATTTTGAAATAGCGTCTTTTTTTGCAGCGGTGGGCGCGGGAGACAGTTTTCCGGTTCGCAAACCTGATCCGGGCCATCTGCTCTCCACCCTTGCGCTCGCGGGAATGACGCCGGAAGGGGCGATCATGGTGGGCGATCACAGCAACGATATTGATGCCGCAGGTTCAATTCCCATCCCCTCCGTCTGGGCGCGATGGGGATACGGCACCGATGCAATGGGTACAGACGCTACGGCGATTGCCGAACGATTTTCCGACCTGCCAGACCTTCTGGATCGCCTTAAAGCCTAA
- the sthA gene encoding Si-specific NAD(P)(+) transhydrogenase: MVSLDSSAIPSTEQIYDLIVIGSGPAGRRAAIQAAKLGHTVLVVERGQKVGGVSVHTGTIPSKTLRETVLNLSGWRERGFYGRSYRVKKDIEANDLMNRLHITLSHEVDVLEHQFSRNRVRTIHGVARFLDREHVEITTAPEISFVAQAARILIAVGTVPHRPANIPFDGRTVLDSDEIISIPTLPRSLTVIGAGVIGVEYATIFHALDIKVTLVEPRKTLLDFIDSELVDDFLHQLRDSGMTIRLGSAVEGIVFENDHPVTLLEGGRRLPSDMVLYAAGRSGAVEGLGLETIGLVPDKRGRLSVNPQTMETSVPGIYAAGDIIGFPSLASTSMEQGRIAACHAFDAPSPPAPDYFPYGIYSVPEMSTVGLTEEQVKERHIPYECGIARFRETSRGHIMGLSNGLMKMIFSLKTRRLLGVHIVGEGATELIHIGQAVLNLHGTLDYFIDNTFNYPTLAEAYKIAALDAWNRMAYEAPLPTAPLPADPVPGVPSTTA, from the coding sequence ATGGTGAGCCTCGATAGTTCAGCGATCCCTTCCACCGAGCAGATTTACGATCTGATCGTCATTGGCAGCGGCCCTGCCGGGCGCAGGGCGGCCATTCAGGCTGCCAAGCTCGGCCATACCGTGCTGGTAGTAGAGCGAGGGCAAAAAGTAGGCGGCGTTTCGGTCCATACCGGCACAATCCCCTCCAAAACCCTGCGGGAGACGGTTCTCAACCTGTCAGGCTGGCGGGAACGGGGATTTTACGGCCGTTCCTATCGGGTCAAAAAGGATATCGAGGCCAATGATCTGATGAACCGTCTGCACATCACACTGTCACATGAGGTGGATGTGCTGGAACACCAATTCTCTCGCAACCGCGTCCGTACCATCCATGGCGTGGCACGCTTTCTGGACCGGGAGCATGTCGAGATCACGACCGCTCCGGAAATAAGCTTTGTAGCCCAGGCGGCCCGCATTCTTATTGCAGTAGGCACTGTACCGCACCGGCCTGCCAATATTCCGTTCGACGGCAGGACGGTTCTCGATAGCGACGAAATTATCTCTATTCCTACCCTGCCTCGCAGTCTGACGGTTATCGGAGCGGGTGTGATCGGCGTTGAATACGCAACGATTTTCCATGCCCTTGATATCAAGGTCACGCTGGTCGAGCCTCGCAAGACATTGCTGGATTTCATCGACAGCGAGTTGGTGGATGACTTTCTGCATCAACTTCGTGATTCCGGCATGACGATCCGCCTCGGCTCGGCAGTCGAAGGCATCGTTTTCGAAAACGACCATCCGGTCACACTTCTCGAAGGCGGCAGGCGTCTCCCCTCTGACATGGTGCTCTATGCAGCCGGACGAAGCGGCGCCGTCGAGGGGCTGGGACTGGAAACCATCGGACTGGTCCCGGACAAGCGTGGACGCCTGAGCGTCAATCCCCAGACCATGGAAACATCGGTTCCCGGTATTTATGCAGCCGGTGACATTATCGGCTTCCCCAGCCTTGCCTCCACCTCCATGGAACAGGGGCGCATTGCCGCCTGTCATGCTTTCGATGCGCCCTCACCACCTGCACCGGATTATTTTCCCTACGGTATCTATTCCGTGCCGGAAATGTCGACGGTCGGGTTGACCGAGGAACAGGTCAAGGAACGGCATATTCCTTATGAATGCGGGATTGCCCGCTTCAGGGAAACCTCACGCGGGCATATCATGGGCCTGTCGAATGGACTCATGAAGATGATCTTCTCCCTCAAAACCCGCCGCCTGCTGGGCGTACATATCGTAGGAGAAGGTGCGACGGAGCTGATCCATATCGGGCAGGCCGTGCTGAACCTGCATGGCACGCTGGATTACTTCATCGACAACACATTCAATTATCCGACCCTTGCAGAAGCCTACAAGATCGCTGCGCTGGATGCCTGGAACCGCATGGCCTATGAAGCGCCCTTGCCCACAGCCCCACTTCCGGCTGATCCAGTGCCGGGCGTGCCCAGCACCACAGCCTGA
- a CDS encoding DUF898 family protein, translating into MFGADPWELTDNGRSLVTLFKTLPNSEPEIAKNVWAITALAGVVALFAYLILATLVSCWYMALFIRHVIGHTTYASFRFFSSVTGLKLLGLLAGNFLITLFTLGLGLPLVIQRNMRFLERHILLTGNPLQAEWLHQNTQSRPTTGEGLLNVLDGGSGF; encoded by the coding sequence ATGTTCGGGGCTGATCCTTGGGAATTGACCGATAATGGGCGTTCATTAGTGACGCTTTTCAAAACTCTTCCAAATTCCGAACCGGAAATTGCGAAAAATGTATGGGCCATTACTGCTCTTGCCGGCGTAGTGGCGCTGTTTGCTTATCTTATTCTGGCAACACTTGTTTCATGCTGGTACATGGCTCTTTTTATTCGCCATGTGATTGGTCACACAACGTACGCGTCGTTTCGCTTTTTCAGCAGTGTTACAGGACTGAAACTGCTGGGACTACTGGCCGGAAATTTTCTGATCACCTTGTTCACGCTCGGACTGGGATTGCCGCTGGTTATCCAGCGGAATATGCGGTTTCTGGAGCGTCATATTTTGTTAACCGGTAACCCGCTTCAGGCCGAGTGGCTGCACCAGAATACGCAGTCGCGACCCACTACTGGCGAGGGTCTTCTGAACGTCTTGGATGGAGGCAGTGGATTCTGA
- a CDS encoding urate hydroxylase PuuD, giving the protein MNLLVPYLGSWLELLFRWFHVVAGIAWIGESFYFVMLDRGLRSPPPDAASRGVAGEQWAVHGGGFYHMQRYRIAPPDLPHELHWSKWKAYATWLSGFALLSALYLAQPGLYLVDPDVMALPPYGASVLAVGFLIAGWVIYDGLCRLLGTRDLALSVAVGLFVIGASWAGTHLFSGRAAFLIVGAMLATIMAANVLMVIIPGQKTMVAAMMRGETPDPEPGRRGRQRSVHNTYFTLPVVFTMISNHYAFTFADHDRWVMLCAIMLAGALTRQFFVAWHEGRRVWALPVSASIIMAAVIVWRAPYPLPETEKNRAAAPSFSRIATIVQNRCTPCHSAHPTLMESAPAGLALDTATSIMANALRIQQQASVLKTMPLGNATHMTEEERSAMTRWVESMHHP; this is encoded by the coding sequence ATGAACCTGCTTGTTCCTTATCTCGGCAGTTGGCTGGAACTGCTTTTCCGCTGGTTCCATGTAGTGGCCGGCATCGCGTGGATCGGTGAATCGTTCTATTTCGTGATGCTGGATCGCGGTTTACGGTCCCCTCCCCCTGATGCGGCATCCCGTGGCGTGGCTGGAGAGCAATGGGCCGTGCATGGTGGCGGATTCTACCATATGCAACGCTATCGCATCGCACCGCCTGATCTGCCGCATGAGCTGCACTGGTCGAAATGGAAAGCCTACGCCACCTGGCTAAGTGGTTTCGCGCTGCTCAGCGCGCTCTATCTGGCCCAGCCGGGATTATATCTGGTTGATCCTGACGTCATGGCGCTGCCCCCTTATGGTGCATCAGTGCTAGCGGTCGGATTTCTGATCGCGGGATGGGTCATCTACGATGGTTTATGCCGCTTGCTTGGTACACGTGATCTCGCTCTTTCCGTGGCAGTGGGGCTGTTCGTCATCGGAGCCTCCTGGGCAGGAACCCATCTGTTCTCGGGCCGCGCCGCTTTCCTGATCGTCGGAGCAATGCTCGCCACGATTATGGCGGCCAATGTGCTGATGGTGATTATCCCCGGCCAGAAAACCATGGTTGCCGCCATGATGCGCGGAGAAACACCCGATCCCGAACCGGGACGCAGAGGGCGGCAAAGATCGGTTCACAATACCTATTTCACCTTGCCGGTCGTCTTTACGATGATCAGCAATCACTACGCCTTCACCTTCGCGGATCATGATCGATGGGTCATGCTCTGTGCGATCATGCTGGCCGGGGCGCTGACAAGACAGTTTTTCGTCGCCTGGCACGAAGGCCGGCGCGTCTGGGCGTTGCCTGTCTCCGCCTCGATTATCATGGCAGCAGTGATTGTATGGAGAGCACCATATCCTCTGCCTGAGACCGAAAAAAACAGGGCCGCAGCCCCCTCCTTTTCCCGGATCGCGACCATCGTGCAGAACCGCTGCACGCCATGCCATTCTGCTCATCCCACATTGATGGAAAGTGCTCCGGCTGGTCTGGCGCTTGATACGGCCACCTCCATCATGGCCAATGCATTGCGCATTCAGCAGCAAGCCTCTGTGCTGAAAACCATGCCGCTGGGTAATGCCACGCATATGACCGAGGAAGAGCGATCCGCCATGACACGCTGGGTCGAAAGCATGCACCACCCTTGA
- a CDS encoding ATP-binding protein gives MTSFSPQDSANLHRIAEALERMAPPPPPLPSLRDADAFVWEPAQNHLLPVPAVAYVSISLLQGVERQQQILLDNTLRFSRGLPANNAMLWGARGMGKSSLIKAAHAEANHQRPGSLALIEIAREDIATLPTLLRLLRHPAIGNPRQCLIFCDDLSFEKEDADYKALKSVLDGGIEGRPANVLFYATSNRRHLMPRDMIENERSTAIHASEATEEKVSLSDRFGLWLGFHNADQDTFLSMVDQYAARLGLPIETQALHEDALEWSVTRGARSGRVAWQFIQDLAGRLGMVISPDALR, from the coding sequence ATGACATCGTTCAGCCCACAGGATTCCGCCAACCTGCACCGCATTGCCGAAGCTCTGGAGCGTATGGCTCCTCCCCCGCCTCCGCTCCCTTCCTTACGGGATGCGGATGCTTTCGTGTGGGAGCCCGCGCAAAATCATCTTCTGCCGGTTCCAGCCGTAGCATATGTGTCCATCAGCCTACTGCAGGGCGTCGAACGACAGCAACAGATCCTGCTGGATAATACGCTGCGTTTCTCCAGAGGGCTGCCCGCCAATAACGCGATGCTGTGGGGCGCGCGCGGGATGGGAAAATCCTCCCTCATCAAAGCAGCTCATGCCGAAGCAAATCACCAGCGCCCTGGCAGTCTCGCCCTGATCGAAATCGCCCGGGAGGACATTGCGACCCTGCCAACCCTTCTGCGTCTGCTGCGTCATCCCGCTATCGGTAACCCGAGACAGTGCCTGATTTTCTGTGATGACCTTTCGTTTGAAAAAGAAGATGCCGATTACAAGGCATTGAAATCGGTTCTGGATGGCGGCATCGAAGGAAGGCCGGCCAATGTCCTGTTCTATGCCACCAGCAATCGCCGTCATCTCATGCCCCGCGACATGATCGAGAATGAGCGGTCAACCGCCATCCACGCCTCCGAGGCAACGGAAGAGAAAGTATCACTCTCCGATCGTTTTGGATTATGGCTGGGCTTTCATAATGCGGATCAGGATACGTTCCTGAGCATGGTGGATCAGTATGCCGCCAGGCTGGGGCTGCCGATAGAGACGCAGGCACTGCATGAAGATGCACTGGAATGGTCAGTCACCCGGGGCGCGCGCTCAGGTCGTGTTGCCTGGCAGTTCATTCAGGATCTGGCCGGACGGCTGGGCATGGTCATCAGCCCGGATGCACTGCGATAA
- the uraH gene encoding hydroxyisourate hydrolase, producing MGQLTTHVLDTARGVPAAGIPVRLYRQGEPEPLITTITNKDGRCDTPLLHGAALIAGRYELAFDVGAYFAARDSSLPDPPFLETVRLAVGLSDPSAHYHVPLLVSPWGYTTYRGS from the coding sequence ATGGGACAACTTACCACGCATGTTCTCGATACGGCACGGGGCGTGCCGGCCGCAGGCATTCCGGTGCGGCTTTATCGCCAGGGGGAGCCTGAACCCCTCATCACGACAATCACCAACAAGGATGGTCGCTGTGATACGCCATTGTTGCATGGAGCAGCGCTGATTGCCGGACGCTATGAACTTGCTTTCGATGTAGGAGCCTATTTCGCCGCCCGGGATTCCTCCCTGCCGGATCCGCCATTTCTGGAGACAGTGCGTCTGGCGGTCGGGCTTTCTGACCCGTCCGCGCATTATCATGTACCGCTGCTGGTCTCCCCATGGGGTTACACCACCTATCGGGGCAGTTGA
- the uraD gene encoding 2-oxo-4-hydroxy-4-carboxy-5-ureidoimidazoline decarboxylase — protein sequence MDGNRQPCWPFSRNMPREEFMAMLEGIYERSPWVAEHAWRAEPFGDIHSLHAALTQAVHSADPPLQLSLINAHPELAPDRAMQLTPESRSEQHGAGLDACDDARRHSLVTLNRAYRERFGYPFIIAVRGHDPDSIIAAMKARLRRTEREERQEALDQINRIAWFRLNDRFSDSDSLDQPME from the coding sequence ATGGATGGAAACCGTCAGCCCTGCTGGCCGTTCAGCCGGAATATGCCACGGGAAGAATTTATGGCGATGCTGGAAGGAATTTACGAACGCTCGCCATGGGTTGCCGAACATGCTTGGCGGGCAGAGCCTTTTGGGGATATCCATAGCCTGCATGCAGCGTTGACACAGGCAGTGCACAGCGCTGACCCGCCCTTACAGCTTTCCCTGATCAACGCCCATCCGGAATTGGCGCCGGACAGGGCAATGCAGTTGACCCCTGAATCACGTTCCGAACAGCATGGGGCAGGACTTGATGCGTGCGACGATGCACGCCGGCATAGTCTGGTAACGCTCAACCGCGCCTATCGTGAACGCTTCGGTTATCCCTTTATCATCGCGGTGAGGGGGCATGATCCTGACAGCATTATCGCAGCGATGAAAGCGCGCCTGCGCAGAACCGAAAGGGAGGAAAGGCAGGAGGCTCTGGATCAGATCAATCGGATTGCGTGGTTCAGGCTGAATGACAGATTCAGCGATTCCGACAGCCTGGATCAACCGATGGAATGA
- a CDS encoding metal-dependent hydrolase, translating into MAGSHVALGAAAWLIVAPKLGLPPADAAGLALAVAGALLPDVDHPKSWVGQRLGSLSIGLSKAFGHRGVTHSLLAIIACGWAMQHSRLPRTIIDPLVTGYLSHLAADLLTPAGLRLGWPLKGTWALPLCRTGSAFEPLIVALALWGAGSATGVSPASSLVGLRQTACIVLPKDFFPFCASGHAHGGRSVTADRVHHGSAGRESI; encoded by the coding sequence ATGGCTGGCTCCCACGTGGCGCTTGGCGCGGCAGCGTGGCTGATCGTTGCGCCGAAGCTGGGCCTTCCGCCTGCCGATGCGGCAGGGCTGGCGCTTGCCGTGGCTGGTGCGCTGTTGCCGGATGTGGATCACCCGAAATCATGGGTCGGCCAGCGTCTGGGTAGTTTGTCGATCGGGTTGAGCAAGGCTTTCGGCCATCGGGGCGTGACCCATTCCCTGCTGGCAATCATTGCCTGCGGCTGGGCAATGCAGCATTCCCGGCTGCCACGAACCATCATTGATCCCCTGGTAACTGGGTATCTGTCGCATCTGGCGGCTGATCTTCTGACGCCGGCCGGGTTGAGGCTGGGTTGGCCACTGAAAGGCACCTGGGCCTTGCCGCTGTGTCGCACCGGGTCGGCATTTGAGCCGCTGATCGTGGCGCTTGCGCTCTGGGGGGCTGGATCGGCCACCGGGGTCAGCCCGGCCAGCAGTCTGGTCGGGTTGAGGCAGACGGCCTGTATTGTGCTGCCGAAAGATTTCTTTCCTTTCTGTGCATCCGGGCATGCTCATGGTGGTCGGTCTGTGACGGCGGACCGGGTGCATCACGGCTCAGCAGGCCGGGAGAGTATCTGA
- a CDS encoding DUF898 family protein, protein MNESSTYYQAQLSEQPRPFFQYDGKIGGLYKIFLINLLLSIVTLGIYRFWAISRMRRYLWSSCRFQDTRFTYTGTGGELFLGFLKVLGLLLLLIAATVAAAYGLARLSPSLVPVPSMCWRLCSGLILGN, encoded by the coding sequence GTGAACGAAAGTTCTACGTACTATCAGGCCCAACTATCAGAACAACCAAGACCTTTTTTCCAGTATGACGGAAAAATTGGCGGCCTTTATAAAATTTTTCTGATCAATCTTCTTTTGAGTATCGTGACACTCGGCATCTACCGATTCTGGGCTATTTCCAGAATGCGGCGTTATCTATGGTCGAGTTGCCGTTTTCAGGATACCCGCTTTACCTATACCGGAACGGGTGGTGAGTTATTTCTCGGTTTTCTGAAGGTGTTGGGTCTGCTCCTCTTGTTGATTGCAGCGACTGTTGCTGCCGCTTATGGCCTTGCCAGGCTCAGCCCTTCTCTTGTTCCTGTTCCAAGTATGTGCTGGCGGTTATGTTCGGGGCTGATCCTTGGGAATTGA
- the yajC gene encoding preprotein translocase subunit YajC, with amino-acid sequence MFPNLITPAFAQSAGGVGTTEMMQYLPLLLVFGVFYFLLIRPQQQQAKKLKATLAGLKRGDQIVTSGGIVGRVVKATDGTPEIEVEIAPNVKVIVLRDTIASVINPQAANDTKAAAKAG; translated from the coding sequence ATGTTTCCAAACTTGATCACCCCGGCCTTCGCCCAGTCTGCCGGAGGCGTGGGTACCACCGAGATGATGCAGTATCTGCCGCTGCTGCTGGTGTTTGGTGTGTTCTATTTTCTGCTGATTCGTCCTCAGCAGCAGCAGGCGAAGAAGTTGAAAGCCACTCTTGCCGGCCTCAAGCGCGGCGATCAGATTGTGACGTCTGGCGGTATTGTCGGCCGTGTGGTGAAGGCCACCGACGGTACTCCTGAAATCGAGGTTGAGATTGCGCCGAATGTTAAAGTGATCGTGCTGCGCGATACCATCGCCAGCGTCATCAATCCGCAGGCGGCCAATGACACGAAGGCGGCTGCCAAGGCTGGCTGA
- a CDS encoding DUF3108 domain-containing protein encodes MPVRLPDRIEADEPSANTAIIATYHAYARGLHVADVIVRVVWNDMHYHVLLESRTAGILQWIRSTWSITEAAGDWQDGSPVPSLFLSTGSVNGRQSVTEVLYRKGQPSGIRLGPEDAVHKISTFPFKHIALDSLSAMVALTHQAALSGGCAGATTTFDGRRIATIHSTLSGTDQLLSPVSDEPRPVQTMRCDIVGQKQAVESAGIPASRPWHATAWLGPAGPAQVFPIRMRFDDVKSRWMGSITFYLDSISAPQG; translated from the coding sequence ATGCCGGTTCGCCTGCCCGACCGTATCGAGGCCGACGAGCCATCTGCCAATACAGCCATTATTGCCACCTACCACGCCTATGCCAGAGGATTGCATGTTGCGGATGTGATCGTGCGGGTGGTCTGGAACGACATGCATTATCACGTATTGCTGGAATCCCGGACGGCGGGAATCCTGCAATGGATACGCTCCACCTGGTCAATCACCGAGGCTGCTGGAGACTGGCAGGATGGCTCCCCCGTGCCATCCCTGTTTCTCAGCACCGGTTCCGTTAACGGACGACAGAGTGTGACAGAGGTTCTCTATCGCAAGGGACAGCCAAGCGGGATCAGGCTGGGGCCGGAAGATGCAGTGCACAAGATTTCCACTTTTCCGTTCAAGCATATCGCACTGGACAGTCTGAGTGCGATGGTTGCCCTCACGCATCAGGCAGCCTTGTCGGGTGGCTGTGCGGGAGCCACAACCACCTTTGACGGGCGGCGTATTGCAACGATTCATTCCACGCTGAGCGGGACCGATCAGTTGCTTTCACCAGTCAGTGATGAACCAAGACCGGTTCAGACGATGCGTTGCGATATTGTCGGGCAGAAGCAGGCAGTCGAAAGTGCCGGTATTCCCGCATCCAGACCATGGCATGCAACGGCGTGGCTGGGACCGGCAGGACCAGCCCAGGTATTCCCCATCCGCATGCGCTTTGATGATGTAAAGTCGCGCTGGATGGGGAGCATTACCTTCTATCTGGATAGCATCAGCGCCCCGCAGGGTTAG
- the panB gene encoding 3-methyl-2-oxobutanoate hydroxymethyltransferase produces the protein MSSVVRSGRISVPALQARKGGAPIVALTAYTAPMAGHLDPHVDVLLVGDSLGMVIYGFETTLPVTLEMMIAHAAAVVRGSSRACVVVDLPWGTYRESPEQAYRNAARLLAETGAGAVKLEGGQEMAETIAFLTARGIPVCGHVGLMPQDTLMEGGYRATGRTEDSAARVLADGMAVAEAGAFMIVLEGTLEPVAAGMTRSVAVPIIGIGASPQCDGQVLVTDDMLGLYGTFQPRFVKRYAELALTVADAASRYAEDVRTRRFPEMRHCYTLSR, from the coding sequence ATGAGCAGTGTGGTACGGTCAGGACGTATCAGCGTTCCGGCACTGCAGGCCCGTAAGGGAGGCGCGCCGATTGTGGCCCTGACGGCCTATACTGCGCCCATGGCCGGGCATCTCGATCCGCATGTCGATGTGCTGCTGGTGGGCGACAGTCTTGGCATGGTGATTTACGGGTTCGAGACGACCTTGCCGGTGACGCTGGAGATGATGATTGCCCATGCTGCGGCGGTCGTGCGCGGGTCCAGCCGGGCCTGCGTGGTCGTCGATCTTCCATGGGGGACATATCGGGAAAGTCCTGAGCAGGCTTACCGGAACGCCGCACGGCTTCTGGCCGAAACCGGGGCCGGGGCCGTCAAGCTGGAAGGGGGGCAGGAGATGGCGGAGACCATTGCTTTCCTGACGGCGCGCGGCATTCCGGTTTGCGGGCATGTCGGGTTGATGCCGCAGGATACCCTGATGGAAGGCGGTTATCGCGCCACCGGTCGCACAGAGGACAGTGCGGCGCGTGTTCTGGCCGATGGCATGGCCGTGGCGGAAGCAGGGGCATTCATGATCGTTCTGGAAGGCACGCTGGAACCGGTTGCCGCCGGCATGACCCGTTCGGTTGCGGTTCCCATCATCGGAATTGGGGCCTCGCCACAGTGCGACGGTCAGGTTCTGGTAACGGATGATATGCTGGGGTTATACGGCACTTTCCAGCCTCGTTTTGTGAAACGCTATGCCGAGTTGGCGCTGACGGTTGCTGATGCCGCTTCCCGTTATGCGGAGGACGTACGCACACGGCGCTTTCCGGAGATGAGGCATTGTTACACTTTATCGCGATAA
- a CDS encoding M48 family metallopeptidase, with protein MVPSDDGIVPNFYPARYHDGSTAETHCVAIHVHGSHLMIERPDYPAVIWKLRTIRHGEQTPENDVILYRRGHADRLILSDPDGLGRLGIRFKSTKLVWFYITAGIVACVLSVFILIDRAPEWAALLIPDHTEQWLGQQVAKSLIAKKQVCTGETGLHALRVLEQKIAHAAGINGSVHLDVIDAPQVNAFTMPGRRIVLLRGLIDASRDSDEVAGVMAHETGHIFYHDPMQLLVRLFGLGVLETVITGGNWSLSADFATQALGLHYNRRQEERADQAAIRFLQKAGLRSDGLAHFFETLEKREEHSLSVEFLSDHPTTIARHHANPGSSSGASAMSDKDWQAVRRVCDEKTSSRTNTDTDEE; from the coding sequence ATGGTCCCATCAGACGATGGTATCGTGCCAAACTTCTATCCGGCGCGATACCACGATGGCAGCACGGCGGAGACGCATTGTGTTGCCATCCACGTGCACGGATCACATCTGATGATAGAGCGGCCGGATTATCCGGCAGTTATCTGGAAATTACGGACCATCAGACATGGCGAACAAACGCCTGAAAACGACGTCATTCTGTATCGGCGGGGGCATGCTGACCGGCTGATTCTCAGCGATCCTGACGGCCTCGGCCGTTTGGGAATACGCTTCAAAAGCACGAAGCTTGTATGGTTCTATATTACCGCGGGGATTGTTGCCTGCGTTCTCAGTGTATTCATTCTGATCGACCGTGCACCCGAATGGGCTGCCCTCTTGATTCCAGACCATACCGAGCAATGGCTCGGTCAGCAGGTTGCGAAGAGCCTCATAGCTAAAAAACAAGTCTGCACGGGTGAAACCGGGCTGCATGCACTGCGGGTACTGGAACAGAAAATTGCTCATGCAGCGGGGATTAATGGTTCTGTTCACCTGGATGTTATTGATGCCCCCCAAGTCAACGCCTTTACGATGCCGGGGCGACGCATTGTGTTATTGCGTGGTCTGATTGACGCCAGCCGGGATTCCGATGAAGTGGCCGGTGTCATGGCGCACGAAACCGGTCATATATTTTATCATGATCCCATGCAGCTTCTGGTGCGGCTTTTTGGTTTAGGTGTGCTGGAGACAGTCATAACGGGCGGAAACTGGTCCCTGTCCGCGGATTTTGCCACGCAGGCGCTGGGGCTTCATTATAACCGCAGGCAGGAAGAGCGGGCTGATCAAGCAGCAATCCGGTTTCTTCAGAAAGCCGGATTGCGCTCCGATGGTCTCGCTCATTTCTTTGAAACTTTGGAGAAACGGGAAGAACATTCTCTGTCCGTTGAATTCCTCTCCGACCATCCGACGACGATTGCACGACATCATGCCAATCCGGGCAGTTCTTCAGGTGCATCGGCCATGAGTGATAAGGACTGGCAGGCAGTGCGGCGGGTCTGCGATGAAAAGACGTCGTCCAGAACAAACACCGATACCGATGAAGAATAA